From Carassius auratus strain Wakin unplaced genomic scaffold, ASM336829v1 scaf_tig00026523, whole genome shotgun sequence, a single genomic window includes:
- the LOC113078767 gene encoding four and a half LIM domains protein 2-like, which translates to MSMERFDCHYCKDTLLGKKYILKEDTQYCTKCYENLFANCCEMCSLPIGCNSKDLSYKDRHWHENCFKCGKCSRSLVDKAFAAKDDLMLCTECYSHEHSSKCNTCKKTIMPGSRKMEYKGNSWHETCFLCQRCQQPIGTKSFIPKDNSYFCVPCFEKQFAYQCCACKKAITTGGVTYHDKPWHRECFTCIGCKRQLAGQRFTSRENYPYCLDCFSNLYAKKCVGCTKPITSLAGAKYISFEERQWHSECFTCMQCSVSLVGRGFLTQRDDILCTDCGREK; encoded by the exons ATGTCTATGGAACGATTCGACTGCCATTACTGCAAGGACACTTTGCTCGGAAAGAAATACATCCTAAAGGAGGATACCCAATACTGCACAAAGTGCTATGAGAATCTGTTTGCTAACTGCTGTGAGATGTGTTCTTTGCCAATTGGGTGCAACTCTAAG GATCTCTCCTACAAAGACCGGCATTGGCATGAAAATTGCTTCAAGTGTGGCAAGTGCAGTCGATCATTGGTGGACAAAGCATTTGCTGCTAAAGATGACCTTATGCTTTGCACTGAGTGCTATTCTCATGAGCATTCCTCAAAGTGTAACACCTGCAAGAAGACTATCATGCCAG GATCACGAAAAATGGAGTACAAAGGCAATAGCTGGCATGAGACATGCTTTCTGTGTCAACGCTGTCAGCAGCCAATAGGAACCAAGTCTTTCATCCCTAAAGATAACAGTTACTTCTGTGTCCCTTGTTTTGAGAAGCAATTCGCCTACCAATGCTGTGCTTGTAAAAAA GCCATAACAACTGGTGGTGTCACGTATCATGATAAGCCCTGGCACCGAGAGTGTTTCACTTGCATTGGATGCAAGAGACAACTGGCAGGCCAGCGCTTTACCTCAAGAGAAAACTACCCATACTGCCTGGATTGCTTCAGTAATCTGTATGCCAAGAAATGCGTGGGTTGCACCAAACCAATTACTA GCCTGGCAGGTGCTAAGTACATCTCGTTTGAGGAGCGACAGTGGCACAGtgagtgtttcacatgtatgcagTGCTCTGTGTCTCTGGTGGGCCGTGGATTCCTCACCCAGAGGGATGACATCCTGTGCACTGACTGTGGCAGGGAGAAGTGA